Proteins encoded by one window of Dryocola sp. LX212:
- a CDS encoding YfgG family protein — MTQVTSMRRRHRFNSRMTRIILLISFLFLFGRFVYSSIGAWHHHQDKKADAQQSSLSVDNTNR; from the coding sequence GTGACACAGGTTACGAGTATGCGAAGACGACACCGGTTTAACAGCCGAATGACCCGCATTATTCTTCTTATCAGCTTCCTTTTCCTTTTTGGACGTTTTGTCTACTCCTCGATTGGCGCCTGGCATCATCACCAGGACAAAAAAGCGGACGCCCAGCAAAGCAGCCTCTCCGTGGATAACACCAACCGGTAA